The following DNA comes from Triticum aestivum cultivar Chinese Spring chromosome 3D, IWGSC CS RefSeq v2.1, whole genome shotgun sequence.
ATGAATAATTTTGGCCCATATATATGTATCTGTACGATACGATACAAAGGAGGCCCAGCACCAGCAACGGACTTAAAATTGCAGCGCAGCAACGGACTGAGATAAgcgtttagtaccacctcgccacCTTGTAAGTGACCAAGCCACTTCGTACGTGACCAAAATAACGGTAAAAAAAACTAATCACgagacgaaaccaagaatatcaccttgttttaatagtaggtatagattcaTATTCCATTCATCATTGTCTGCGTCAATCAATTCTTCCACCCTACTGATAGCTGCACCAGGAAGCTGAACTAGGGGTTTGAAACCATGGTTAAAAGGAATCCATGGATCCTCCCATGGGTGAATAGAAGAACCATCACCAACCCTCTTTATCAGGCCTAATTTTAGACCCTCTCGGCCATGAAGAATGGCTCTCCAAATATGCGAAGATCCTCTTTTGTTCTTAGCTGACATAAATTCATGATCATAATAGTACTTACCCTTTAAGACTCTAGCGCATAGAGAATCTGGTGATGTAAGCAACCTCCAACCTTGTTTCGCCAGCATAGCCTGGTTGAATAATTCGAAATCCCTAGAACCCATCCCTCCTTCTCCTTTAGGTATTGCAATATCCTTCCACTTCTTCCAATGGAAAGTCTAAAGCAGCTCATAGAATAAGTTGGGATAGCTTGGCATACCGCTTTAATCAAAACTTCCCTTGCCCCACTGCTTAAGAGTTTAGGAAAAGTTGTCCGCGTAATGTTAAATCACATTGGTTTTCGATATTGCAGAGTACTACACATGCATGCGTGCTGTTTCAGCCTATACGTTTGCATGCACATTTACTTTGATTTTCGATATAGTATTAGCTTGAGAATACATATGCATGCATGTAGGGTGTGACGAAGCACGTGGATCACATGGATGTATACATGGAGTAGGCGGGAAATCGGTTGTTGCAACGCCGATCTGACCGTTCCTCAACCGTGTACTCCCCAACCACTGTGCACTCCCCAACCGCATCCGTCCTCCCGAAGTCCCGATCGATTAAATCAACGCCAAACCAAAGTAGAGAAGCAATGCAATTATAACGACACCAATCCCCAGTAGAGTAATCGTGGCGGCAACCGAATTCGGCTTGAGCATATTCTCTGGTGCGTATACTTGGTTCATGCAATTGATTAACAGCTGACATCGCGAGCTAGCTAGCACTACTAGCAGTTCGACCGCAGCAGCTCGCTCCGCAGTTAATGGCGACCACCGTGTCCGGGTCGGCGCTCCGGCGGCTCTACCTCTCCGCCTACAACTGGGTCGTCTTCTTCGGATGGTAATTAAGTAGCGCAACGGCCTTGGGTGCATAATGGAGCGGATCTCTCTGGTTTCTCGCTCCGTTGCCCGTGAAGAATGAAGATCTCTCTGGTTTGCAGGGCGCAGGTGCTGTGCTACGCGGCCTCGGCGCTGCTGGAGAGCGGCCATGAGGCCGTCTACGCTGCCGTCGAGCGGCCGCTGCAGTTCGCGCAGACCGCAGCCTTCATGGAGGTCGCTCTCGTGTCTCTCTCGTCTCTTAGCAGCTCCTTTCTTTCTTAATTATCAAAGTTACTAACTGAACATCTTGATTCCGATGGCACGTCTTCTTGCTGGCCGTCCAGATTCTGCATTCGATTCTAGGTAACTAGTTTCTTCTTTCTCTTGCTTCCACATTATTCAACATTCGTCAATCTCGTGCAGTGTAagtatgtatgtgtgtgtgcaaGCTCTTTTGTAAACGGGTTTTGTCTCAAAAATCCTTCAAAATGGGACATCAAatatatatagtatgaaaatatattTATAATGAACGTAATTTGGTGAGTTTGACTTAGAACAAACAGAAAACTTAAGTAATTTGGAAGATGGAGTAGTATCGTTTCATTTGCTCTTGTGGTTACCGTTCATTCAAATTACTAGTATACACTATAAGGCACTCATGGCAACTTATGAACTTGCATGGTGTGATCACCAAACTTTGTTGTTTATTGAGATGAATGTCCAACTGTTAAAAGGGTTTGTGAAGTCTCCGATTTCGACAACTCTTCCACAAATCACTGGAAGATTGTACATCACATGGGGCATCTTGTGGAGCTTTCAAGAGGTATCATCTGGCTCTCCTCCATAGTTACCAAGCCTTTGACATTTTCATATAATTAGAAACACAAATTTAGTTTTAGTTTCTCGGGAATAGATTGATTAATTGGTCGCTTTGCACATCTAACCCTTGTGCAGGCGCAATCTCATGTTCTTGTAACTTCATTGATCATAAGTTGGTCCATCACTGAGGTACACACGTGGCCAAGGCATCATTAGTTTATATAGAAAGGGCGTATTAAGTATGAGATCTAAATTGATAGTAATCCCTACAATTCTTCAATCTAAACACAAATTCCCCTGTTGAGCTTTACTGAACTGGGATTTGCAATATTCTTCACTTTAAATGTGATGTTACAATGAAAACATGTTGGTTTGCTTGCAGGTCATCAGATATTTTTTCTTTGCTATGAAGGAGACATTTGGGTTTGCACCTTACTGGCTCCTATGGCTTAGGTAGGTACTAGTCATATTTCAAAATTGCACCTTCCAGACCCCTAGTCCTATGGCTTAGGTAGGTACTGGTTATAACAAAAGAATGAAATTTTGTTTAACAAAAACTTCTAAATAAATCTAGTATGTTTTTAGTAAATTGCTCTTAAAGCCACTAGCTTTATAGTTTGTGCGCCAATTTATTTCCAGGTATAGCACCTTTCTGGTGTTCTATCCTACCGGCATGTTAAGCGAGGCTGGCCTAATCTTAGTTGCCATGCCCTTTATGAAGGTAACTCAAATTAATAACTACAGATGGAAATGGTTTCATGTTGTTCATTTGAACAGTCTTGTTTGTTACATATGCTCTGATATTTGGGGTTTGCCTCAGACGTCAAGGAAATACTATCTTATGATGCCTAATAAATGGAATTTCTCCATCGACTACCGCCATGAATTGGCTCTTGACACGGCTCTAATCATACCAGGTGCAATACTCCTTCTCGACATTAGCCTTCATTTTGCAACCGAAGTGATATTTTTTTAGCAACCATCAACAGTGGTGTATTTCCACTAAAGATAATATATGTAATTAAGTAACTATAAACAAGGGTCCATGTTTACATGGGCAGCATTCTTAAAACCCCTATCATACACCTAGTAACAACTTTGTGAAGATGTGCTACTCTCTTGGGTGTTGTGCCAAAGGTGATGGCCCTTCTTGTTAATGGCCACTAAGGACAGATGGACCACTTTGGCATAGGTTAGTCTCTGCCTAATAAAAATTCTTCTATTTCAACCATTCTAGACACTCCACATGACGTATGGAAACCGACCACTTTTCTTGTGTTTGACTCTCTTGTCGACTCACAGCAATATGGCATCTCAACAATTCACATCCGAGGTGGAAGTTCCCAAATATTGAGCTATTGGGTTCTCATATATAGTCTAACAATTTGTTGACCAAGAGCTATATATCCTTGGAAGGGTCAATCCTTACAAAGATGGATAATTCACTGGGGCCCTTTTGCGTGGGGATCTTTCAATGTAGAATTAGCAAGAGAGCAAAATGTGATTGGTCTCCCCATGAACCTTCCACCTCTTCTGAACTTTGAACATGGGACTGAACCGCCTAAGCCAAAATCACTGTGTCCCCACATTCATTGTTTAGAGGGTGAATCTAACATACTTAGCTGAAATTATAAGGATGTTGAATTAGGTGTCTTTGTGCATAGATAGAGGTAGAGCCACATATATTATGCACATAATGGTGTTAATTTTTTCAGTAAAAAAATGTGTAATTTAACAAGATAATGCTTTTTTTATCTCGTTGCGTTTGCAGGATTTCCGTACTTGTTTCGTTATATGGTGGATAAGCGGAAGAAGGTCTTGTTAGCAGCAAAGACAGTATGATACTGTAATTGCTTCTTGTGCAATCATGTTGAGAAAGAGGGAATGTGGAATACTAGAATAAAATTATTTAAACCTTGAATCATGTTTTGTGACATTCACTGACCGCTAGCTTCAAACTTCCTCAGCATCTCATACATGCAATCTCCGGTTTGGATGATTCTCAATCTTTTCCTTTCCGTCTCAAAAAGGGAAATTGATCCCTCACAACCGACTGTAACCGAGCGCTTCATCCGCCGCCTCTCCTTCCAACCACGTGTCTAGGGTGAGGGGCTATAAATCATTTGTGGCATTTTCGATTTCGCGAGCGAACACGCCCACCGCGAAGCCAACATGACGGCCAGTCCATGTCGTGCTCCCGCCTGTGTTTCTTCACCTGACTACGCCTATGGCTGCATGCCATTGACACTGACTTGTCATTTCTAGTAGTAGTACCTAGTTGATATAATACGTACTCAACAAGAAACTGATGCTATTCATCTAAAAAACTGCTACTATTTTTGTAACTCACAAGATACTGTACTAGGAGTAGTGTTAGCTAGTATATGCTGCGTATTTAACCACATTAGCtaaatgtcagtcgactgacttccaaATTTGGGGTTAGTCGATTTTGAGAGTTCGCCGGAGTGAGCCgaaaggaaggaaggagaagggaggggctcgccggagggctaccccattatctatcttaggtttAGGGTGGGGGCGATGGTGGACAGCGGCGGTGGGAGCGGTGGTGGgcttcgccggagaaaaagctGGATGTGGGTtgggctagagggatggtcgggggtGGCGGCAAGACCGGCGGTGGGGAGCAGTTCCGGGGAGGACGGAGCGGCAAGGCTGCGCGGGAGCGCCGCCGGCCATGGGTGGTGGTCGCAGGCGATTCGGCCGGTGACCCATGCTGCGGTGGCAAGACCGGGGAGCAGTTCCGGGGAGGGCAGGGTGGCGAGGCTGGGCGGGAGCGCTGCCGGCCGCAGGTGGTGGTCGCGGGCGGTTCAACCGGTGACCCGTGCGATGGcctggggaagaagaagaagggttgCCCACCGTTCGATATGCATCCAACGGCCAAAAAGATAGAGTGGCCCAAATTTGAAAATCAGGCAACTGCCATGTAGCCATTCCCGCATTTAACAACAATAAGCACTCTTAGGGCTAATCTATCTTTAGGCGATATTGCAAGCCAGAATGCATCGCTATCAGGCCGACGCCCCCAATGCAAATGTTGGTCGGTGTTGAGGCACTACCAGTACAAGCCATTAGGGCATGGCCAATGGGTGGCCTCAACCTGCTGCCCCGCAGGTCCACGTAGGATCGGAGTTAGGTTCGGACTAAAAGGTATAGCCTCGCACTAGCAGGTGTAGCCTGCAGAAGAGCCGGCCTCTTCGGTGTGAAAagcgagagaaagaaagaaaagggcaGCTCTGCTGATGCATGcaaggagagagatagagagaggaagaACAAATACTACGCATGTGAAGGACGATGGGTTCCGCTACAGCAGTGTGGCTACGGTTGGCcagaatttttttcaaaatggTGGCTTCCTTACTTTTTGATTAGTTTAAGAGTTGAGGCAGTACTAGGGTGATGCCCCCATTGTACTTGCCCTTACACGGTGTGACACTGCAAGGTTGACGTCGTCTCTACTACAAGCAGGACCCGTGGGCCTAGGAAGGCTCGTCTTCATTGCTGGAAGCCAGGACGCAAAACTGCAAAGCCGGTGACGCCGCCGCTACAAGCCGAGACATGATGTGACACTGCAAGGTCCACATCATTCTACTACAACAGGATCGTGGTCGTGGCACTACAAAGGTTGGACGGCATTGCTGCAAGGCGGGGCACAATGCTACGAGGACGACGACGCTGATGCTCCAAAGGCTAGTTGCCACAAGTCATGATGTGACACTGCAACGCCGACATCACTTGCACAAGTCAGGTGTGACGTTGCGTGGCGGCGCCATAACTGTTGCAAATGCTTGCCGAGATGCAACACAACGAGGCAATATTGCCGCTCCAAATGTTTGTCGTCATTTGTGGCAAGCCAGGAGGCaacattgttaagataatgtcatCGCCGACACATGGCGTGACGTTGCGAGGATGACGTAATATATGTCACAAATACATAAGCGATATGGTGCGATCACCCATGTAGTGTATGTGCAATTTTGTGTCGTGGTGCAAATAGTTTTCACGGTATTTCGGGCCGCACAAGATTGCAAGGCTGGCCAGTGTTGTTTCAAGTCGAGACGGGACGCCCAAGGTTGGGCACCGCCGCTAGAAGCAAGTCATTTGGCGTTGAAAAGACTAGTCGGCGATGCCGCAAGCTGGGATGGGACACTGCAAGGTCGGGCGTCACCGTCATTTTCTAGTTGGTGATGCTGCAAGCCAAGACGCGGTGTTGTGTAGGGTGTCGCCGCCATTGCTAGTCAGTGATGCTACATTacaataaatccagaaataatgcaagCAACAATCTCAAGTCTATAACTTATTTCAGCCTTCCGGCAATGTTCGTTCagtaggaggagacgttcccgtcgactgtGAGATGTCTGTGCTGACTTCGTAAAATCTGAAGATGTCATGcaggctcagtctctcggagataCTCATAGGGGCACGATGTGCATGTGCATTCATAAGAATGAGTGTATGTTTATGTATGTGATCGACTTCGATTGCACTATGTTCAAAAGAAATGTCACAGTAGGTAGTAGGTAAATGAAGCAGACGCAATGCTACCAGCTAGTACTAGTCAAGAGATAGAAGACGTGCATGGTCGGGTCCGACCCCGGTGAAGAACTTTTAGCAGTGCGGGTCACACGGACGACACGAATAGTCAGTGATTAGACTATGCCGCGCATCTGCACAGAAGCTGCGGCTAGAGACGTCAGACCAGGTGCGATCAGACGGCAGCCGAACCGGCTGAACCAGTACGTATATAGGTGTACCCAGAAAATAAAAATCCGACTGGAAAGGTgttgaaagaaagaaaagaaaaaggaaaacactcCCTTCCAGCCGGCTGATGGCTCCCTCAAATCAACCGGGTGTCACTACACCACAACACCAATGCAATGGCACATAATCTGCCGGGAGAACACCATTAAGAAGGCAGATAAACTGCCGCGAGAGAGATTTTCCCGGCAGATAGAACTGCCGCGTCAACGGCTGCCAGGGATTACTTGTCCCGGCAGATAAATAATCCCCGGCAGTTTTTCTGCCCCGACCATTTTATCTGCCGGCAGTTTACTTTCACCCGGCAGACTCATAGTGGCTAGCAACTGCAGTTTACCGGCAGTTTCACTGCCTGCACAAGCACATTTACCCGGCAGGTAATATGCCATCACGTGCTTTTTCACAAGCAATCAAAATTATTCTGTGTGCAATATCCCTGATTAAATATCCAATCATTATGTTCAAACAGTCAGGACAGATCACACAACTTACACATACGTTCAATCAGATTACATGTAAGACCTCATGCAATAACATAAATAGACCAAAAACATATGTTTTTAACACATGCATGAACCGTACATATATAGACATTATATGCCTCAAAATGCAAAGTACATATGTTTAAGGTAAAGAAATCGTGCCACGCAACCAAAATTGGCATACAATGGCTTGTCTGCTGAAACAACCACCAAAATGAGCAGTGTAAAACTTGTCAATATCTGGAGGTTCAACAAACAAGACATATTACATATATATCATCACTCCAGCAACTTGTCAGACCTTCAAAACCTCCAGCAACTTGTAGATCTTCCAAACCTCCATCAACTTGTGTATCTTGAGAAGCCTGCAACAAATCGGAAACTCGGAAAATGGTGCTATCGTTTCAGATTTTAAATCAACATATTAAAGATTTTGATGTGCTGCAGTTTAACGTCAGCATATAACTCTTCTGAATGTTATGCACTTCATCATCACAACAAGTAGTGATTATTACGTACATAATTAGATCAAGCAGAAATTATTTGCACTTCACATACAAAAATCTTCCATGGGCAAATATGACAAAACAAGAATGTGTAACATTGTTGCTTGCTTCACTAAACTGTATAGTCCAAGCTCACCCAAGAAATAGATTGCACTAATTTTATCAGTAAACTTTCAGATCTGATATGAAAGTCAACCTAGAACAAAAGAAAGAATCCACAAAACAAATTTGAAAAACCAGAGGACTGTACAGCAAAAAATCAAAGTTGAAGATGCATATTACCTCCTCAACTTGCTTGTGGTCACATTACTGCATTTGCTAGACTTATCCACTTGCAGCTGCATACATACAAGCAGACTTTTAAGGTGTAAAAATAAATTGAGAGCAAGCATTGAGCATGCAAAAAAAATTGTAACCACCCAAGCCAGGGTAAAATTTTGTGCCTGGCCAAATATTGGCATCGTGGATCTGGGCACAAAACAAGCACATTGATAGATCATTAATGCGTGATATGGTCAAGATTTTACATACCTTAAATTAGTCTTTCAGCTGCTCTATGAGGCCCATAACATGAGGGATGATAATTTGGATCAGCGGAAACTGTTCAGGGATGCCAAAAGAATCTCGAGACAGTAAAATGTATCAACTCAGAGGTAACTGGCAATTTAGAGGCAAGTGCATTATTAACAAGCTGCTAACAAAATTCTGAGAACAAAGGGTGTATCTTAGGTTTAACTGAATGCAGACATTCACAGTAACTATGGTGGCCTTGGTCAAGCATATTGCAAAACAACACCTATCTGAAACTAGCTGAAATCTAGTTAAGTGTTAACTGATTTTGCTGGTAACCAGAAATCTGTTTGTATGAAGAAACTTGTTGAAACCTAGTTAAGTGTTAACTGATTTTTCTTGTAACCAGAAACCTGAAATTGGCTTTGACTGGAACTAGTTGAAATATGAAGCGCAAAACTTGTAGAAACCCATATATCCCAGTTCCATATGTGTTCCCTGGAAACTCCCAGATTTTTAATGACTTTGAGCGAATTTGCGTGCCGGAGGATATGGGAACAGAATTGATAGCAAAGTTTGACAGGAACCTGCGTGAATAATCCATTA
Coding sequences within:
- the LOC123073970 gene encoding very-long-chain (3R)-3-hydroxyacyl-CoA dehydratase PASTICCINO 2B isoform X2 yields the protein MATTVSGSALRRLYLSAYNWVVFFGWAQVLCYAASALLESGHEAVYAAVERPLQFAQTAAFMEILHSILGFVKSPISTTLPQITGRLYITWGILWSFQEAQSHVLVTSLIISWSITEVIRYFFFAMKETFGFAPYWLLWLRYSTFLVFYPTGMLSEAGLILVAMPFMKTSRKYYLMMPNKWNFSIDYRHELALDTALIIPGFPYLFRYMVDKRKKVLLAAKTV
- the LOC123073970 gene encoding very-long-chain (3R)-3-hydroxyacyl-CoA dehydratase PASTICCINO 2B isoform X1; amino-acid sequence: MATTVSGSALRRLYLSAYNWVVFFGWAQVLCYAASALLESGHEAVYAAVERPLQFAQTAAFMEILHSILGFVKSPISTTLPQITGRLYITWGILWSFQEAQSHVLVTSLIISWSITEVIRYFFFAMKETFGFAPYWLLWLRYSTFLVFYPTGMLSEAGLILVAMPFMKVTQINNYRWKWFHVVHLNSLVCYICSDIWGLPQTSRKYYLMMPNKWNFSIDYRHELALDTALIIPGFPYLFRYMVDKRKKVLLAAKTV